TGCGTGCACCACCGCCTCGAGCGCCGGATCTGCGATTGCCTCCGCGATCGTCTCGTACCCCCGGAGCGCGCCGAGGTAGGCGAGCGTCGAGTGCGACGCGTTGAGCACCCGCAGCTTCGCGCGCTCGTACGGCGCGACGTCGGTCGTGAGCGTGGCGCCCGCGAGCTCCCAGGCGGGCCGGTCCCCGGCGAACCGGTCCTCGATGACCCACTGCGTGAACGGCTCCCCGACGACGAGCCCGTGATCGTCCAGGCCGGTCAGGCGTGCCGCCTCCGCGCGGTGCTGGTCCGTCGTCGCCGGGACGATGCGGTCGACCATCGTCGAGGGGAACGTCACGGAGGCGGCGACCCACGCGGCGAGCGCGTCAGCGCCGGGGACGGCCGTGAGGATCGCCTGGACGAGCCCTTCGACGACCGGCCCGTTCTCCGCGAGGTTGTCGCAGCACACGACGGTGATCGGTCCGGCGTCGTCCCGGTGCCGGCGCGCGAGCCCGCGGAGCAGCAGGCCGATCGGCGAGCGCGCAGGCTGCTCCGGGTCCGCACCTCCCAGCTCGGCGGCGAGAGCGGCGACGTCGGACCCCAGGTCCGGGTCCGCGAGATCGGGCCGACCGTCCGCGGCCCGTCGGTAGCCCTTCTCGGTCACGGTCAGCGTGACGACGTGCGTCGTCGGCGCGGCGATCGTGCGCACCACGTGGGCCGTACCGGTGCCCGGGAACGAGACGTCGCGGAGCGACCCGATGATCCGGAGCGAGGTCTCGTCGGTGCCCTTCGTCAGGACGCCGTAGAGGCCGTCCTGGGGTGCCAGCTGCTCCGCCACGCGCGCGCTGCGCTGAGTCACACCGAGGATCCCCCAGCCCGTGGCGCCCGCGGCCGCGGCGGCGTCCTCGGTGTAGACCGCCTGGTGAGCGCGGTGGAACGCACCGAGACCCAGGTGGACGAGACCGACCGAGGTGGCGCCTGGGTCGACGGCGGGTCCGCGGACGTTCGCGTGACCGGGCAGCCCGGCACGAGCCAGGGTCGCACCGGGCAGGGTCGTGCGGGACAGGCGCGGCGTCATCGGTCGCTCTCCATGGTCGTGGGACGAGGTGCGGTGCTGGTCGAGCCGCGGACGACGAGCTCGACGCGCAGCCGGACAGGGGCGGGCCCGGCGGTCTCGACCGCCGTCGTCCGGGGGGCTGGCGCGTCGCCGGTGTCGCGGCTGTGGGGTGCGCTGTCGTCACCGGGCCTCTGCCGCACGCCGTCCGTGGCGGACGGTGCGGCCGGCTCGGCGAACCGGTCCGTCGCCACCGTGAGGGCCTCGGCGAGGGCGCGCTCGGCGGCGGACTGCCGGCCGGCGCGCAGGCCGTGTGCGACCAGGAGGTCGACCGCCTCGCGGCCCAGCCGCGCGAGCGGCACGGTCACCGTGGTGAGGGCGGGTGAGACGAGCGTGGCGGCGGGGATGTCGTCGTAGCCGACGACGGAGACGTCCTCGGGGACGCGCAGGCCGCGCGCCTGGAGCCGATTGAGGATCCCGAGCGCGACGAGGTCGTTGTGCGCGAGGACGGCCGTCGCCCCGCTCGCGGCGACCAGGTCGGCCGCGGCGACGCCGCCCGCGAAGACCGGTGCGAAGTGCCCGAGGTTCACGACCTCCACGTCGCTCAGCCCGTGCGAGACGTCCTGCAACCCGAGCCGACGACGGCTGTCCGACCACGAGTCCGCCGGACCGCCGGCGTATGCCACACGCCGGTGGCCGAGTGCGTGCAGGTGCGTGACGGCCTGCCGGACGCCGTCGGCGTTGTCGATGACGACGGAGGGCAGAGGCGCGTGCTCGCGGTTGACGAGGACGAGGGGGACCTCGGCCGAGAGCCGGTCGAGGTCCGCGTCGGTCATGCGTGGCGAGCAGAGGATCGCGCCGTCGACCTGGCCGCCGAGGTGGGCGACGAGCTCGGACTCCATGCGCGGGTCCTCCTCGGCGTCCGCCACGAACACGGCGTGACCGAGCGTCCGTGCGCGGGCCTGCACGCCCTTGGCGACCGCCGCGAAGAACGGGTTCTCGAGGTCGGGCACGACGAGGCAGAGGTTGCCGGTCCGGCCGGTGATGAGCTCTCGTGCCGCGCGGTTGGGGCGGTAGCCGAGCTCGCGGGCGGCGCGCTGCACCTGCTCGCGTCGGGCAGGCGCCACCAGGTCGGGGGCGCTCAGTGCGCGGGACGCCGTCGCGGGGGAGACCCCGGCGAGGCGCGCGACGTCGCGCAGCGTCACGACCACGGTGGGTGCCTCCTGTCTCCTCGCCCGGTCGACGGCAGGCGCGGGTGCGGCCGTCGCGATGAATTCGATTGCAGCACGCGGTGAGCGGCGAGGACAAGCCCTGTCCCGCACTTCGAACGTCTGTACGGCTCGCCCTTGCCGAACGAGGTCGGACCTGCTTGGGTAGGCGGTGAAATCGATTGCACGCCGTTCATGCCGTCGTCTGATCGACGGCGTACGGCTCGACGAGGAGGTCGCTCGATGGCGCGTCCCGCCTGGACACTGCACCCCGACAGAGCGCTGCCCAGCGACCCGGTCGTCCGTCCGATCGCCCGCGAGATCGCGGAGCAGACGCTCCGCCTGCCGATCGTGTCGATGCACGGCCACGTCGACGCCGGCCTGTTGGCGCGCGACGAGCCCTTCCCCGACCCCGCTGCCCTGCTCGTCGTCCCCGACCACTACCTCGTGCGCATGCTCGTCTCGCAGGGGGTCCCGCACGACGCGCTCGGCGTCCCCCGGCGGGACGGGCAGCCGGTGGAGACCGACCCGCGCGCGATCTGGCGGACGTTCGCGGCGCACTGGCACCTGTTCCGCGGTACGCCGACGCGCTACTGGATGGAGCATGTCCTCGTCGACGTGTTCGGGGTGTCCGAGCGGCTGTCCGCCGAGTCGGCCGACCGTGTGTACGACCACCTCGTCGAGCGGCTCGCCGACCCTGCCTACCGCCCGCGCGCGTTGTTCGAGAGGTTCGGCATCGAGATCCTGGCGACGACCGACCCGGCCACCTCCACCCTTCCCGACCACGCGACGCTCGACGCCGACGGCTGGGGCGAGCGCGTCGTGCCGACCTTCCGCCCCGACGCTCTGCTGCACGTCGACCGGCCCGGCTGGCGCGACGACGTCGCGCTGCTCGGCGACGTGACCGGGACGACGGTCGACGGTTACCGCGCGCTCGTGTCCGCCCTGGAGGAGCGCCGTCGGGCGTTCGTCGCCGCCGGTGCGCGGGCGACCGACCACGGGCACCTGGCGGCGGGCGCCGCGCCGTTGAGCGACTCCGTCGCCGAGCGGATCGTCGCCGACGCGCTCCGCGGGAGGGTGGACGCGCGGGACGCGGCGGCCTTCTCCGGTCACATGCTGTTCGAGATGGCCCGCATGTCGACGGAGGACGGGCTGGTCATGCAGCTGCACCCGGGCGTGCTGCGCGACCACGACCCGGCCGTCTTCGCGGCGCGCGGGCCGGACGTCGGCTACGACATCCCGGTCCCGACCGAGTACGTGCGCGCGCTGCGGCCCCTGCTGGAGTCGTTCGGGCACCACCCGAACCTGCGCCTGGTCCTGTTCACGGTGGACGAGGACACGTTCAGCCGCGAGCTCGCCCCGCTGGCGGGTGTGTACCCCGCCGTCCGACTGGGCGCGCCGTGGTGGTTCCTCGACACCCCCGACGGCATGCGCCGGTACCGCGAGGCGGTCACGGACACCGCGGGGCTCTACAACACGACGGGATTCGTCGACGACACGCGCGCGTTCTGCTCGATCCCCGCGAGGCACGACCTGGCGCGCCGGATCGACGCGGGCTTCCTCGCGCGACTCGTCGCCGAGCACCGGCTCGACCTGGACGAGGCCGTCCAGTCGGCCGTGGACCTGGCGTACCGGATCCCTCGGGAGGCGTATGCTCCCTCTCGGAGGGGAAACGCTTTCCCGTCCGAGCCGGCCCTGGCCACCGCTGCGAAGGAGCACGCGTGAGCGACACCGACATCCTCGACCGCCTCGGGGCGCACCGCCTCGTCCCGGTCGTCGTCCTCGACGACGCCGCTCACGCGGACCCGCTCGCGGCCGCCCTGGTGGCCGGCGGCCTCCCGGTTGCCGAGGTGACATTCCGGACCGCCGCCGCGCCCGACGCGATCCGCGCGATGAGCGCCCGGGGCGACGTGCTCGTCGGCGCCGGGACCGTCCTCACCGTCACACAGGTCGACCAGGCCGTCGCCGCCGGCGCGCAGTTCGTCGTCTCGCCCGGCACGAGCCGTGCGGTCGTCGAGCGGTGCCACGAGCACGGCGTGCTCGCGCTTCCCGGTGCCGTCACGGCCACCGAGGTCATGGCGGCGCTCGAGCTCGGAGTGACGACCGTCAAGTTCTTCCCCGCCGGGACGTCAGGCGGCGCGGCCGCCGTCGCGGCGCTCGCCGCACCGTTCGGTGGCGTCGGCTTCGTGCCGACCGGCGGGATCGGTCCTGGCAACCTCGCCGAGTACCTCGCCCTGCCGTCCGTCCGGGCCGTCGGGGGCTCGTGGATGGTGCCGAAGGGCCTCGTCAACGCCGGCGACCTCGACGGCATCCGTGAGCTCACCGCCGCGGCGGTCGCGCTCGCCGGCACCGACCGCCCGACCTGACCCAGCCGGCCCCGCGCCGGCCTCCCGCCCCGCTCGACACCGGCAGTCCCGCCGGCCGACGACCCGCCCGCCGTCCCTGGACCGCACGACAGCACGAGGAGCAGACCGAATGTCCGACCTGGTGATCCGCCCGGCCGAGGAGACGCGCTACGACGCGGTGTCGCTCGGAGAGGTGATGCTGCGCCTCGACCCCGGCGAGGGACGCATCCGCACGACCCGGTCGTTCCGCGTGTGGGAGGGCGGTGGCGAGTACAACGTCTCCCGCGGCCTGCGTCGCGCGTTCGGGCTCCGGACCGCGATCGTCACGGCGCTCGCCGACAACGAGGTCGGCAGGCTCGTCGAGGACTGCATCCTCACCGGCGGGCTCGACACGTCGTTCATCAAGTGGGTGCCCTACGACGGGGTCGGGCGCACCGTGCGCAACGGCCTCAACTTCACGGAGCGCGGCTTCGGGGTGCGCGGGGCGGTCGGGGTCAGCGACCGCGGGCACACGGCCGCCGCGCAGCTCGCTCCCGGTGACATCGACTGGGAGCACCTGTTCGGTGACCTCGGGGTCCGCTGGTTCCACACCGGGGGGATCTTCGCAGCGCTCTCGGACGGCGCCGCCGAGACCGTCATCGAGGCGGTGACCGTCGCGCGCAAGCACGGCACCGTCGTCTCGTACGACCTCAACTACCGCCCGAGCCTGTGGAAGGCGATCGGCGGCCAGGCCCGCGCACAGGAGGTCAACCGCGCGATCGCCCCGTTCATCGACGTGATGATCGGCAACGAGGAGGACTTCACCGCGTCGCTCGGGTTCGAGGTCGAGGGCGTCGACGAGAACCTGAGCGAGCTCGAGATCGGGTCGTTCGCGGCCATGATCGACCGTGTCGCCGAGGCGTACCCGAACTTCAAGGTCATCGCGACGACCCTGCGGACCGTGCGCAGCGCGTCCGTCAACGACTGGGGTGCGCTGGCCTGGTCGCGAGCGACGGGGGTGGTGCGGGCGACGCACCGCGAGCGTCTCGAGATCCTCGACCGCGTGGGCGGCGGCGACTCCTTCGCCTCGGGTCTGGCGTACGGGCTCATCGCGGGCGAAGGGCTCGCGACAGCCGTCGAGTACGGCGCCGCGCACGGTGCGCTCGCGATGACGACGCCGGGCGACACGACGATGGTGACGAAGGCCGAGGTGCTGAAGCTCGCGGGCGGTGGTGGGGCCCGCGTCGATCGCTGACCCCATCCAGCGCGGACCCGTACGGACCGAGGCCCCACCCGGCGCACGACCGGGTGGGGCGTCGCCCGTCCTGGACGAACCAGGGGAGAAGAGGCGCGACGAGGGGCCGGCGGCTCGTCGGTGGATGCGGGCAGCGCGCCGATCGGCGCGACCCCGACGGCGTCGGGCCGGCCGGGCGATCGCCGGACGACGCGGCCGGCGCGACCCGACGGCGTCGGGCCGGCCGGGCGATCGCCGGACGACCCGGCGGGCGAGCTGCGGACGACTCGGCGGCGACCGCCCGTGGCGCGCAGACCGGCGTGACGGACGAGTCTCGAACGGGCTCGGTGCCGGATGCCGACGACGCCGTCACATGCCGCGCGGCCTCGGGCGGGCTCGGTGACGAGCGTCGGGGCGCCGACCCGTGCCGTGCGGCCTCGGGCGGGCGTGGCGACGAGTGTGCGGGGCACCGCCCCGTTCCGGGCAGCCCTCGGACGGGCTCGACGACGGGTGTCGTCGGCGCCGATCGGTCAGGTGACGGCGCCGAGCTGCCACGGGACGAACTCGTCGGCGCCGAGGTCGAGCTCCTCGGAGACGGTCTGGCGACCCGACGCGACCTCGACGATGAGGTCGAACAGCTCCTCGCCGACGGACGCGACGGTCGCGGTGCCGTCGACGATCCTCCCCGCGTTGAGGTCCATGTCCTCACGCATCCGCAGGTAGGTCGCGGTGTTCGTCGCCACCTTGATCGACGGCGTCGGCTTGCAGCCGAGCACGGACCCGCGTCCGGTGGTGAAGACGACGACGGTCGCCCCGCCGGCGACGATGCCGGTCACCGACACGGGGTCGTACCCCGGGGTGTCCATGAAGGTGAAGCCGCGCTCGCGGACCGGTTCGGCGTACTCGTAGACGGCAGCGAGCTCGGCGGTACCGCCCTTCGCGACGGCGCCGAGGGACTTCTCGAGGATCGTCGTGAGCCCGCCCGCCTTGTTCCCGGGCGACGGGTTGTTGTCGAGGGTGCCGCCACCGGCGGCCGTGTACTGCTTCCACCAGTCGATGCGGTCGAGGAGCTTCTGGCCGACCTCGCGCGTCACGGCGCGTCGCAGCAGCAGGTGCTCGGCGCCGAACACCTCGGGCGTCTCGGCGAGGACGGACGTGCCGCCGCGGGCGACGAGCAGGTCGGACGCGTACCCCAGCGCGGGGTTCGCGGTGATCCCGGAGTACCCGTCGGACCCGCCGCAGTTGAGGCCGAGGACGAGCTCGGAGACGGGTGCGGGGGACCGGCGCAGCGCGTCGACGGCGGGCAGCATCTCCTCGATCGCGGCGACACCGGCGCGGACGGTCGCGCGGATGCCGCCGTTCTCCTGGATGACGAGGGTGCGCACGGGCTTGTCGGCGGGCAGGTCGAGGCCGTCGAGCAAGGACTGCGCGGGCAGCATCTCGCAGCCCAGGCCGAGCACGAGCAGCGCGGCGATGTTCGGGTGGTCGGCGTACCCGCGGAGGGTGCGCCGTGTGATCTGGGCGCCCTCGGACGTGGGGACGAGGCCGCAGCCGGTGTCGTGCGTGAGCGCGACGACGCCGTCGACGTGCGGGAACGCGTCGAGCGCGCGGCCGCGGAACTGGTCGGCGACGAGCCGCGCGGTGGACGCCGAGCAGTTCACCGACGTGACGATGCCGACGTAGTTGCGGGTGCCCCACCGGCCGTCGGCCCGCCGGTACCCGTCGAACGTGCGCGGCGGCCCGGCCGGTGTGGGCAGGGTGACGCGTGCGGTCCCGAACTCGTACTCGCGGTCCTCGTCGTCCATGCCGAGGTTGTGCGTGTGCACGTGGTCACCGACCGCGATGTCCCGGGTCGCCCGGCCGATCGACTGGCCGTACTTGCGCACCTGCTCGCCCGCGGCGACGGGCCGCAGTGCGAGCTTGTGCCCGCGGGGCACGCTCTGCCGGACGACGAGCACGGGACCGCCGACCGTCGTGCCGGCGTCCGCACCCGGGGCGACGACGGGGCGATCGTCCCTCTGGCCGTCCGCACGGGTGGGGTCACGGTCGGTGGCCGCGGCGTGCAGCGGCGTTCCCGCGGTGTCGTGCACCGGGGCGGCGTCGAGCGCGAGGACGGTCCCGTCCTGCAGGTCGCGGGTCGCGACGCCCACGTGGTCGTCGGGACGCAGCACGAGCACGGCGTCGGCAAGGCGGAGGGTGGCCGTCATCGTCGAGAGCCCTTCGTGGAGGAAGACGTTCAGGATACCGCTTTCCCAACACGCGGAGGAGCCCTCTGAGCAGCGCGATGCCACACCGTGACGGACTGTGCCACCGCTGTGACACGACGAGCCCCTACCCTTGCGAGCATGGCGGGATCGGTGACTCTGAGCGACGTCGCGCGCGAGGCGGGCGTGTCGTTGGCGACCGCGTCGCGCGCCATCAACGGCAGCGCGAACCGCACGGTCCGCGCCGACCTCCGCGACCGGGTGCTCGCCGCGGCCGCGAAGCTCCGGTACACGCCGGACGCGAACGCGCAGGCGATGGCGCGCGGCCGCACGACGTCGCTCGGTCTGGTCGTGCACGACATCGCCGACCCGTACTTCTCGTCGATCGCGGCGGGCGTCACGCGCGCGGCGGACCGGGCCGGGCTGCAGGTCACGCTCGCGAGCACGCAGCACGACCCGAGCCGCGAGGCGGGACTCGTCGACCTGCTCAAGCGGCAGCGGGCGCGCGCGATCGTCATCGCCGGTGGTCGCCTCGACGACCCGGAGACGACGGGTGAGCTGCGCGACGCGCTCGCCGACTACCGCGCGGTCGGCGGCTCGGCGGCGGTGATCGGGCAGCCGGTCCTCGGCGTCGACGCCGTCGTCGTCGCGAACGCGCAGGGCGCGGCGGACCTGGCCCGCGCGCTGTACGAGCGCGGCTACCGCTCCTTCGCGGTGCTGGGCGGGCCCGACGGGCACCTCACGGCCCGCGAGCGCCGCGAGGCGTTCGTCGCCGAGCTCGCCGAGCTCGGCGTCGACGTCCCGACCGAGTCTGTGGTCGCGAGCGCGTTCACGCACGAGGGCGGCGAGGACGCGATGCGTGCGCTGCTGCGCGCCGGCGACCTCCCCGAGGTCGTCTTCGCGGTGAACGACGTCATGGCGCTCGGTGCGCTCGCGGCGGCGCGCGACGCGGGCGTCGAGGTGCCGCGCGACGTGGCGCTCGCAGGCTTCGACGACATCTCGACGCTGCGCGACGTGGTCCCGCCGCTGACGACGGTCCGCATCCCGCTGGTCGACATCGGCATCGCCGCGACGGAGCTCGCGCTCGCGGAGCCGTCGGACGAGCCGCGCCTGACGCACGTCCCGACGCAGGTCGTGCTGCGCGACTCGACGCCCGCGCGCTGACGCACCCACGGGACGCGGCTCCGGCGCAGGACCGCGGCCGCACCTCGGGCGGCGCACGACCGCGGACGCACCTCCGGTGCATGACCGCGCACGCATCTCCGGTGCACGCCCGCGGACGCGTCTCCGGCGCACGCCCGCGCACGTGGACGTCGACGCGGCTGCGCCGTGGCCAGAGCGGCGGCGCCTCAGCGAGCGGGGACGGCCTCGGCGCGGGCGTGGTCGGCGGTGGCGACGTCCGACCCGGTGATCGCGTCCTCCAGGCTCAGCAGGTGGGTGGCCATGCGCAGCCGTGCGCGGTCGGGGTCGCGCGCGACGATCGAGGCGAGGATCGCCTCGTGCTCGACGAACGTGCGGTCCTCGAGCCCGTCGTCGTGCGCGGACCGGCGCCGGCGCGAGGTGCGGCCGGCGATGCCGTCGATGAGCGCGGCGAGCACGGAGTTGCCGGATGCGCGGGCGATGACGGCGTGGAACGCGACGTCGGCGGCGGCGAGCCGCTCGTGGTCGAGGGGGTCGGCGGACAGGGCGCGGGCGGACTCGTCGAGCGCGGCGCGGGCGAGCTGGACGTCCTCGTCGTCGATGTGGAGCGCGGCGAGCCCGGCGGCCTCGGTCTCGAGCAGGCGGCGGACGGCGTGGAACTCGGCGTCGTGCTGGAGGTCGGCGACGAACGAGACGGGCGCGAGCAGGCGCGCGGGGTCGAGCGTCGTGACGTAGGTGCCGTCGCCGTGGCGGGAG
The sequence above is a segment of the Cellulomonas fimi genome. Coding sequences within it:
- a CDS encoding LacI family DNA-binding transcriptional regulator; the protein is MVVTLRDVARLAGVSPATASRALSAPDLVAPARREQVQRAARELGYRPNRAARELITGRTGNLCLVVPDLENPFFAAVAKGVQARARTLGHAVFVADAEEDPRMESELVAHLGGQVDGAILCSPRMTDADLDRLSAEVPLVLVNREHAPLPSVVIDNADGVRQAVTHLHALGHRRVAYAGGPADSWSDSRRRLGLQDVSHGLSDVEVVNLGHFAPVFAGGVAAADLVAASGATAVLAHNDLVALGILNRLQARGLRVPEDVSVVGYDDIPAATLVSPALTTVTVPLARLGREAVDLLVAHGLRAGRQSAAERALAEALTVATDRFAEPAAPSATDGVRQRPGDDSAPHSRDTGDAPAPRTTAVETAGPAPVRLRVELVVRGSTSTAPRPTTMESDR
- a CDS encoding UxaA family hydrolase, encoding MTATLRLADAVLVLRPDDHVGVATRDLQDGTVLALDAAPVHDTAGTPLHAAATDRDPTRADGQRDDRPVVAPGADAGTTVGGPVLVVRQSVPRGHKLALRPVAAGEQVRKYGQSIGRATRDIAVGDHVHTHNLGMDDEDREYEFGTARVTLPTPAGPPRTFDGYRRADGRWGTRNYVGIVTSVNCSASTARLVADQFRGRALDAFPHVDGVVALTHDTGCGLVPTSEGAQITRRTLRGYADHPNIAALLVLGLGCEMLPAQSLLDGLDLPADKPVRTLVIQENGGIRATVRAGVAAIEEMLPAVDALRRSPAPVSELVLGLNCGGSDGYSGITANPALGYASDLLVARGGTSVLAETPEVFGAEHLLLRRAVTREVGQKLLDRIDWWKQYTAAGGGTLDNNPSPGNKAGGLTTILEKSLGAVAKGGTAELAAVYEYAEPVRERGFTFMDTPGYDPVSVTGIVAGGATVVVFTTGRGSVLGCKPTPSIKVATNTATYLRMREDMDLNAGRIVDGTATVASVGEELFDLIVEVASGRQTVSEELDLGADEFVPWQLGAVT
- a CDS encoding mannitol dehydrogenase family protein, which encodes MTPRLSRTTLPGATLARAGLPGHANVRGPAVDPGATSVGLVHLGLGAFHRAHQAVYTEDAAAAAGATGWGILGVTQRSARVAEQLAPQDGLYGVLTKGTDETSLRIIGSLRDVSFPGTGTAHVVRTIAAPTTHVVTLTVTEKGYRRAADGRPDLADPDLGSDVAALAAELGGADPEQPARSPIGLLLRGLARRHRDDAGPITVVCCDNLAENGPVVEGLVQAILTAVPGADALAAWVAASVTFPSTMVDRIVPATTDQHRAEAARLTGLDDHGLVVGEPFTQWVIEDRFAGDRPAWELAGATLTTDVAPYERAKLRVLNASHSTLAYLGALRGYETIAEAIADPALEAVVHALVDEDVLPTLQAPDGLDLAQYREDVLARFANPNTGHTTVQVAMDGSAKLPQRLLGTVRDRLAAGAVPTAAAATIAAWMSYVHATTQGGLEVAGHQVTLDDPLAGVLASAAAGSVDGLPGRLLAVRQVFGDDLAESEVLRREVQAHLRTLAAV
- a CDS encoding FadR/GntR family transcriptional regulator, which encodes MSRSEDVVDGIKQMILDGLLGPGDRLPAEKELAGTLGVSRGSLREGVRALGTLGILDSRHGDGTYVTTLDPARLLAPVSFVADLQHDAEFHAVRRLLETEAAGLAALHIDDEDVQLARAALDESARALSADPLDHERLAAADVAFHAVIARASGNSVLAALIDGIAGRTSRRRRSAHDDGLEDRTFVEHEAILASIVARDPDRARLRMATHLLSLEDAITGSDVATADHARAEAVPAR
- a CDS encoding LacI family DNA-binding transcriptional regulator, which gives rise to MAGSVTLSDVAREAGVSLATASRAINGSANRTVRADLRDRVLAAAAKLRYTPDANAQAMARGRTTSLGLVVHDIADPYFSSIAAGVTRAADRAGLQVTLASTQHDPSREAGLVDLLKRQRARAIVIAGGRLDDPETTGELRDALADYRAVGGSAAVIGQPVLGVDAVVVANAQGAADLARALYERGYRSFAVLGGPDGHLTARERREAFVAELAELGVDVPTESVVASAFTHEGGEDAMRALLRAGDLPEVVFAVNDVMALGALAAARDAGVEVPRDVALAGFDDISTLRDVVPPLTTVRIPLVDIGIAATELALAEPSDEPRLTHVPTQVVLRDSTPAR
- a CDS encoding sugar kinase, yielding MSDLVIRPAEETRYDAVSLGEVMLRLDPGEGRIRTTRSFRVWEGGGEYNVSRGLRRAFGLRTAIVTALADNEVGRLVEDCILTGGLDTSFIKWVPYDGVGRTVRNGLNFTERGFGVRGAVGVSDRGHTAAAQLAPGDIDWEHLFGDLGVRWFHTGGIFAALSDGAAETVIEAVTVARKHGTVVSYDLNYRPSLWKAIGGQARAQEVNRAIAPFIDVMIGNEEDFTASLGFEVEGVDENLSELEIGSFAAMIDRVAEAYPNFKVIATTLRTVRSASVNDWGALAWSRATGVVRATHRERLEILDRVGGGDSFASGLAYGLIAGEGLATAVEYGAAHGALAMTTPGDTTMVTKAEVLKLAGGGGARVDR
- the uxaC gene encoding glucuronate isomerase yields the protein MARPAWTLHPDRALPSDPVVRPIAREIAEQTLRLPIVSMHGHVDAGLLARDEPFPDPAALLVVPDHYLVRMLVSQGVPHDALGVPRRDGQPVETDPRAIWRTFAAHWHLFRGTPTRYWMEHVLVDVFGVSERLSAESADRVYDHLVERLADPAYRPRALFERFGIEILATTDPATSTLPDHATLDADGWGERVVPTFRPDALLHVDRPGWRDDVALLGDVTGTTVDGYRALVSALEERRRAFVAAGARATDHGHLAAGAAPLSDSVAERIVADALRGRVDARDAAAFSGHMLFEMARMSTEDGLVMQLHPGVLRDHDPAVFAARGPDVGYDIPVPTEYVRALRPLLESFGHHPNLRLVLFTVDEDTFSRELAPLAGVYPAVRLGAPWWFLDTPDGMRRYREAVTDTAGLYNTTGFVDDTRAFCSIPARHDLARRIDAGFLARLVAEHRLDLDEAVQSAVDLAYRIPREAYAPSRRGNAFPSEPALATAAKEHA
- the eda gene encoding bifunctional 4-hydroxy-2-oxoglutarate aldolase/2-dehydro-3-deoxy-phosphogluconate aldolase, whose translation is MSDTDILDRLGAHRLVPVVVLDDAAHADPLAAALVAGGLPVAEVTFRTAAAPDAIRAMSARGDVLVGAGTVLTVTQVDQAVAAGAQFVVSPGTSRAVVERCHEHGVLALPGAVTATEVMAALELGVTTVKFFPAGTSGGAAAVAALAAPFGGVGFVPTGGIGPGNLAEYLALPSVRAVGGSWMVPKGLVNAGDLDGIRELTAAAVALAGTDRPT